A region of Salvelinus alpinus chromosome 6, SLU_Salpinus.1, whole genome shotgun sequence DNA encodes the following proteins:
- the LOC139577528 gene encoding A-kinase-interacting protein 1-like, which produces MELSLLRSARLGLEVLERASRRSVDWSSSNPYPSTTPKDDNAVSEEVQGDSAHTSLDDAFETIAEFMAQTTYQCKNFYMSETEPMENERTHVCRYHSQSHQHPGTSLQTRKHAQSSPEDFHIEVSPGTYKITAGTQDSQQQTRVVRINAGESMNLTFHL; this is translated from the exons ATGGAGTTATCCCTGCTCCGCTCCGCCAGACTCGGCCTAGAAGTACTGGAGAGAGCCTCGAGACGGAGTGTAGACTGGTCTAGTTCGAATCCGTATCCCAGTACAACACCAAAGGATGACAACGCCGTGAGTGAGGAG GTTCAGGGAGACTCAGCCCACACAAGCCTGGATGATGCTTTTGAGACCATAGCTGAATTCATGGCACAGACAACATATCAATGCAAG AACTTTTACATGTCGGAGACAGAGCCTATGGAAAATGAGAGAACCCATGTGTGTAGATACCATTCTCAATCTCACCAACACCCAGGGACCTCACTGCAGACCAGGAAACAT GCACAGTCATCACCTGAGGATTTCCACATTGAGGTGTCTCCAGGTACCTATAAAATTACTGCAGGAACGCAGGACTCCCAGCAACAGACCCGGGTAGTACGGATTAATGCAGGAGAGAGCATGAACCTCACATTTCACCTCTAA
- the LOC139577529 gene encoding large ribosomal subunit protein uL15 gives MPTKKTKTRKLRGHVSHGHGRIGKHRKHPGGRGNAGGMHHHRINFDKYHPGYFGKVGMRHYHLKRNTVHCPTVNLDKLWTLVSEQTRLNYAKKPEGPAPIIDAVRAGYFKVLGKGKLPKQPVIVKAKFFSRRAEEKIKAVGGACVLMA, from the exons ATG CCCACCAAGAAGACCAAGACCAGGAAGCTCCGAGGGCACGTAAGCCACGGACATGGTCGTATCG GCAAGCACAGGAAGCATCCTGGAGGTCGTGGTAATGCTGGTGGCATGCATCACCACAGAATTAACTTTGACAAATA CCACCCGGGCTACTTTGGTAAGGTGGGTATGAGACACTACCATCTCAAAAGGAACACGGTGCACTGCCCCACTGTCAACCTCGACAAGCTGTGGACGCTGGTGAGCGAGCAGACCAGGCTCAACTACGCCAAGAAGCCTGAGGGCCCCGCTCCCATCATTGATGCTGTGCGCGCT GGCTACTTCAAAGTGCTGGGCAAAGGCAAGCTGCCCAAGCAGCCTGTGATCGTCAAGGCAAAGTTCTTCAGCCGACGGGCGGAGGAGAAGATCAAAGCAGTGGGAGGAGCCTGTGTGCTGATGGCATAA